A region of Ferrimicrobium sp. DNA encodes the following proteins:
- a CDS encoding helix-turn-helix domain-containing protein translates to MTGDRVRLARIGLGLSQQQLAAHVGVSRQAIAAIEAGSFDPSLKVAIALARALGSGVEELFSPVVEYPEVMATSIAPDLDAPRAQFGDVGGQTVALPLAGDHSLTVGFGAADANVRNGGHQGVRLIPNREAASALIVAGCDPALALLSSIIAHLDPHLEFVWWPSSNAEALALLAGGLVHVAGFHVADGAPVPAVNAELFRFARWREGVAFRDVWPTAVTVRKGLRLANRQPGSEARRMVDELIVDLGLTNDEVTGYPSSVSAHALVGSALAAGLADFGVTTEPVALTFGLDFHTRALENFLLAIPAAFVATPAVRVLFRALTGQEFRSQLSAIRGYLEVERSGEPIV, encoded by the coding sequence TTGACAGGAGATCGGGTTCGCCTTGCCAGAATTGGGTTGGGGCTCTCACAACAACAGCTCGCTGCCCACGTCGGCGTCTCTCGACAGGCGATCGCAGCGATCGAGGCAGGGTCCTTTGATCCCTCACTCAAGGTTGCAATCGCCCTTGCGAGAGCGTTGGGGTCCGGTGTTGAAGAGCTGTTTTCGCCAGTGGTGGAGTACCCAGAAGTTATGGCAACTTCCATTGCGCCCGATCTCGATGCACCGAGAGCTCAGTTTGGTGATGTCGGTGGCCAGACGGTCGCATTGCCTCTTGCAGGGGACCACAGTCTGACGGTGGGCTTTGGAGCTGCTGACGCGAACGTGCGTAACGGTGGCCATCAGGGCGTGAGGCTTATCCCCAACCGAGAGGCTGCCTCTGCACTCATCGTCGCTGGCTGTGATCCGGCCTTGGCGTTGCTCTCGAGTATCATCGCCCATCTTGACCCACATCTGGAGTTTGTCTGGTGGCCGTCATCGAATGCTGAGGCGTTGGCCCTGCTGGCGGGTGGACTCGTCCATGTCGCTGGGTTTCATGTCGCTGATGGTGCGCCAGTTCCTGCTGTGAATGCCGAGTTGTTTCGGTTTGCTCGTTGGCGTGAAGGGGTGGCTTTTCGTGATGTGTGGCCGACTGCCGTCACCGTGCGGAAGGGACTACGGTTGGCGAATCGGCAGCCAGGTTCTGAGGCTCGGCGCATGGTTGATGAACTTATCGTGGATCTCGGACTGACCAACGATGAGGTTACGGGATACCCATCCTCGGTGAGTGCTCACGCGTTGGTCGGCAGCGCGCTTGCTGCGGGGCTGGCGGATTTCGGGGTGACGACCGAACCGGTTGCCCTGACGTTTGGGCTCGACTTTCACACTCGAGCTCTCGAGAATTTCTTGCTCGCCATCCCTGCCGCGTTCGTGGCTACCCCGGCGGTTAGGGTGCTGTTTCGAGCCTTGACGGGCCAGGAGTTCCGGTCGCAGCTGTCGGCGATCCGAGGGTATCTCGAGGTCGAACGGAGCGGGGAACCGATCGTGTAG
- a CDS encoding FAD-binding oxidoreductase, with protein sequence MARNLDLPDSIAADICVSDPDIIGPYCRDWTGRVRGTTDLLVRPRTHSEVVQLLDQIKRQHMHVQVQGGNTSLAGGSVPLDGEILLTTQRLTQLVVEPDTMTATAGAGVTLAQLQAEIARFGLSFGVDIASRGSATLGGMTATNAGGIHVLRYGPMADNIVGLTCAFGDGSTIDPHSPLVKDATGPSLTRLLVGSEGIFGVITSITLRLFASPRQRVVALTSLASINEGVELASKLRRLLPEIDAIEYLGPESIRLAPIDPPWNVTSGGALLVEALMDASSLADQLESLDTEQGWILAEESWRTKELWYWRESIPEWVSKIGEPLKLDLSVPIKRVGELYRRAHALADDAGVACYCFGHLGDGNLHVNLIGDDLLLGRAAKGLYAAVVQLEGSVSAEHGIGTLKKEALQLMRSPSELARLATIIETFNPGRLVNPNIMLNTNKGDICD encoded by the coding sequence GTGGCCCGCAATCTTGACCTGCCCGACTCTATCGCGGCTGACATCTGCGTGAGCGATCCAGACATCATTGGACCCTATTGTCGCGACTGGACTGGTCGTGTTCGCGGGACGACCGATCTTCTCGTGCGACCTCGCACGCACTCCGAGGTCGTTCAACTGCTTGACCAGATCAAGAGACAACACATGCACGTACAGGTACAAGGTGGCAACACGTCGTTGGCTGGAGGGTCGGTACCACTTGATGGCGAGATTCTCCTCACGACTCAACGGCTGACCCAACTCGTGGTCGAGCCTGACACCATGACTGCTACTGCAGGAGCCGGCGTAACACTAGCTCAACTCCAAGCCGAAATCGCCCGCTTCGGGCTCTCCTTTGGCGTCGACATCGCATCGCGAGGATCAGCAACGCTCGGTGGCATGACTGCGACCAATGCAGGTGGCATTCACGTGCTACGTTATGGACCAATGGCCGATAACATCGTAGGGCTTACCTGCGCCTTCGGGGACGGATCGACGATTGATCCTCACTCGCCACTCGTCAAGGATGCCACTGGACCATCACTGACGCGTCTCCTCGTCGGGTCGGAAGGTATCTTCGGTGTCATCACCTCGATCACACTTCGACTTTTTGCCTCACCGCGACAGCGGGTCGTAGCTCTCACCTCGCTGGCCTCAATCAACGAAGGGGTGGAGCTTGCCAGCAAGCTACGGAGACTCCTTCCTGAGATCGATGCGATCGAGTACCTCGGCCCCGAATCCATCAGGCTTGCCCCGATCGATCCACCCTGGAACGTCACATCAGGAGGTGCACTCCTGGTCGAAGCGCTCATGGATGCGTCAAGCCTCGCCGACCAGCTTGAGAGCCTTGACACCGAGCAAGGATGGATCCTCGCCGAGGAGTCATGGCGGACCAAGGAATTGTGGTACTGGCGCGAAAGTATTCCGGAATGGGTGTCCAAAATCGGCGAGCCACTGAAACTTGACCTCTCGGTGCCGATCAAACGCGTAGGCGAGCTCTATCGAAGGGCCCATGCGTTAGCCGATGATGCCGGGGTCGCGTGCTACTGCTTTGGTCACCTTGGCGACGGGAATCTCCACGTCAACCTGATCGGTGACGACCTCCTGCTCGGACGCGCAGCCAAGGGCCTCTATGCAGCGGTGGTCCAGCTTGAGGGATCAGTAAGCGCCGAGCACGGGATCGGGACCCTGAAAAAGGAGGCGCTCCAGCTCATGCGCTCCCCAAGCGAGCTTGCAAGGCTCGCAACCATAATCGAAACTT
- a CDS encoding ATP-binding cassette domain-containing protein produces the protein MLEAEFLVRRPASRVALSLSVEPGRRLGIFGPSGAGKTTALEVLAGLVVPTSGSVRLGDVLLSDVGSHAPATFVPPNERCIGLIAQRPQLFPHLNVRRNVLYGKNVLPMEQVDALIERLELGSLLDERPSRLSGGQAQRVAIARTLARVNKALLLDEPFQGLDERLRRELLDLLDELLAPLMIPVVMVAHELELVALFADDLVVIADGQAVGAGSVQTLLREPPTISVASYVGYTNFFALDRATLIGVRPDRIVPEALPRAGYVASVSIRAMRDVGTGVRFRLQLHDQEVTVTFPDDRLATQADPQVTLLDPPVFTSDGVFVRRWIGSVIGRDDGRQGR, from the coding sequence GTGCTCGAGGCTGAATTCCTTGTAAGGCGACCTGCGAGCCGGGTGGCGTTGTCGCTGTCGGTCGAGCCCGGGCGTCGCCTGGGTATCTTTGGCCCATCCGGTGCTGGAAAGACAACGGCACTTGAGGTGCTGGCTGGTTTGGTGGTGCCGACATCAGGGAGCGTGAGGCTTGGGGATGTGCTGCTGAGCGATGTTGGGTCCCATGCCCCAGCTACATTTGTCCCACCCAATGAGCGCTGTATTGGTCTTATCGCGCAGCGTCCCCAGCTGTTTCCTCATCTCAATGTTCGCCGCAATGTCCTCTATGGCAAGAATGTTCTGCCGATGGAGCAGGTGGATGCTCTCATTGAGCGTTTGGAGCTGGGTTCGCTCCTCGACGAGCGGCCGAGCCGACTTTCAGGGGGACAGGCTCAACGAGTGGCGATCGCTCGCACCTTGGCTCGTGTCAACAAGGCGCTGTTGCTTGATGAGCCGTTTCAAGGACTCGATGAGCGCCTCCGCCGTGAGCTTCTCGACCTACTTGATGAGCTGTTAGCCCCATTGATGATACCGGTGGTGATGGTCGCACACGAGTTGGAGTTGGTGGCACTCTTCGCTGATGATCTCGTCGTCATCGCCGACGGCCAAGCAGTCGGGGCAGGATCGGTCCAGACGTTGCTGAGGGAGCCTCCGACGATCTCGGTGGCCAGCTATGTAGGGTATACGAACTTTTTTGCACTCGATCGAGCGACGCTGATCGGGGTGCGTCCGGATCGGATCGTCCCGGAGGCCCTCCCTCGAGCCGGCTATGTTGCCTCTGTCTCAATCCGTGCCATGCGCGATGTCGGTACCGGCGTGCGATTCCGTCTGCAGCTTCACGATCAGGAGGTCACTGTTACCTTCCCGGATGATCGGCTCGCCACCCAGGCCGACCCCCAAGTTACCCTGCTCGACCCACCGGTCTTTACCAGTGATGGCGTATTTGTGCGCAGATGGATAGGATCGGTCATCGGTCGAGATGATGGGAGGCAAGGGCGTTGA
- a CDS encoding ABC transporter permease subunit, producing MAYRRSLSVWASLAGTIVIWLVLVGPLITLVAKIQPSQIISALRAPGAFTPLGVSVGSAIIALGFLVLVGTPLGYVLARSSWRGVRLLEAGMLLLLLMPPLVIGLLLVFMLGPLTPLGLALGSIHLSATNTFFALVVAEVYEAAPYYVLGAQSAFVGLDQGILDQASLLGDTPRQRFFRLSLPLARPQLTSSLAIAWARAIGAFGAVIIIAYHPYGLPMQVWTTLNEVGLARALPFALVLLVVSLPLPLFAYTWSRRARG from the coding sequence TTGGCGTATCGGCGGTCGCTCTCGGTCTGGGCTTCGCTGGCGGGCACTATCGTCATTTGGTTGGTGTTGGTCGGTCCTTTGATCACCCTCGTCGCAAAAATCCAGCCGAGCCAAATCATCAGTGCCTTGCGCGCACCAGGGGCGTTCACTCCACTTGGTGTCTCAGTGGGATCGGCGATCATCGCATTGGGGTTCCTCGTTCTGGTCGGTACGCCACTTGGCTACGTACTGGCACGTTCATCGTGGCGTGGTGTTCGCTTGCTTGAGGCAGGGATGTTATTGCTGTTGTTGATGCCCCCGTTGGTGATCGGATTGTTGCTGGTGTTCATGTTGGGGCCATTGACGCCACTGGGGCTGGCGTTGGGCAGCATTCATCTCTCGGCGACAAACACCTTCTTTGCACTCGTGGTGGCCGAGGTCTACGAGGCGGCCCCCTATTACGTCCTTGGTGCACAATCGGCGTTTGTTGGCCTCGATCAAGGCATACTCGATCAGGCGTCGTTGTTAGGGGATACGCCGCGGCAGCGGTTTTTCCGGCTTTCGCTTCCGCTCGCGCGCCCTCAGCTGACCTCGAGCCTCGCGATCGCCTGGGCCCGGGCGATTGGGGCCTTTGGAGCAGTGATCATTATCGCGTATCACCCCTACGGGCTGCCGATGCAGGTCTGGACGACGCTCAACGAGGTCGGACTGGCGCGTGCTCTCCCTTTCGCCCTTGTGTTGCTGGTCGTCTCGCTTCCTCTGCCACTTTTTGCTTATACGTGGAGTCGACGTGCTCGAGGCTGA
- a CDS encoding ABC transporter permease — MGGRYIRAELQRTLRNRRFVIFSFIFPLILYIAFTSPDRHDKIGGVPFPLYYMIAMASFGALIAAVSIGPRISAERQRGWTRQMRLTPMPTWYYFVAKILAGYMIACLTLVVLYLTGLAYGVELSGSHWIIMTGLFLVGLFPFTLIGVMIGHLLKPDTLGPVTGGLATVFILIGGGFGNLGGTGFVHKLFELVPSYWLIRAGAVSLGGSPWTLEGWVVVVVWSLAFAMLARVIYRRDTARL, encoded by the coding sequence ATGGGTGGTCGCTATATTCGGGCGGAGTTGCAGCGTACGCTGCGTAACCGCCGGTTCGTGATTTTCTCCTTTATCTTTCCGTTGATTCTCTACATTGCCTTCACCTCACCAGATCGTCATGACAAAATCGGTGGTGTTCCTTTCCCGCTCTATTACATGATTGCGATGGCGAGCTTTGGTGCATTGATCGCTGCTGTCTCGATTGGACCACGGATCTCAGCGGAGCGACAACGGGGCTGGACGCGTCAGATGCGACTTACCCCCATGCCGACCTGGTACTATTTCGTAGCCAAAATCTTGGCTGGCTATATGATTGCATGTCTGACCTTGGTGGTGCTTTACCTGACGGGTTTGGCTTATGGTGTCGAACTCTCTGGGTCGCACTGGATTATCATGACCGGACTCTTTCTCGTCGGGTTGTTTCCTTTCACGCTCATCGGTGTGATGATTGGTCACCTCTTGAAGCCTGACACTCTAGGCCCGGTCACCGGTGGACTTGCCACCGTGTTTATCTTGATCGGCGGAGGTTTTGGGAATCTTGGGGGTACTGGATTTGTCCACAAACTCTTTGAGCTCGTGCCCTCGTACTGGTTGATCCGAGCCGGCGCCGTCTCCTTGGGCGGCTCGCCTTGGACTCTCGAGGGATGGGTCGTTGTTGTGGTGTGGTCACTCGCCTTTGCCATGTTGGCGAGGGTGATCTATCGCCGTGATACGGCGCGGCTGTGA
- a CDS encoding DMT family transporter, whose protein sequence is MLDLRLPSVYLQQTVDTAKEPIRRLVTITIDVLAIVLMASFAHASWNALAKYIDNASLAFAWINLTVAVVGVAFLAVVGLPNSAALPFLLVSFAIHIAYNVFLLNSYRFGDLSQVYPLARGLAPILVTLGAFLFAGEHLSAGEIVGIIIIAGALASIAQFRASKALWLSIATGVAIGAYSLIDGLGVRHSDSPFAYAGLLFLLEGGTLGLGISWMRLRQQRPIITTKLPLGIVAGLLSYLAYAAVLWAQQRAPLGVVSALRETSVIFAALMGGYLLKEGLGRRRAVAALVVCIGVAILVLT, encoded by the coding sequence ATGTTAGACTTACGTTTACCTTCTGTTTACCTACAACAAACGGTCGACACCGCCAAGGAGCCGATAAGGAGGCTCGTCACGATAACGATTGACGTATTGGCCATCGTACTCATGGCTTCCTTCGCCCACGCCAGCTGGAATGCACTCGCGAAGTACATCGACAACGCAAGCCTAGCCTTTGCGTGGATCAACCTGACGGTTGCGGTCGTTGGCGTGGCGTTCCTCGCGGTCGTCGGCCTCCCTAACAGCGCAGCTCTCCCGTTCCTGTTGGTCTCTTTTGCGATCCACATCGCCTACAACGTCTTCCTGTTGAACTCCTATCGATTTGGCGACCTATCCCAGGTCTACCCACTCGCGCGCGGCCTGGCTCCGATCCTGGTGACGCTCGGAGCCTTCCTGTTCGCAGGCGAGCACCTTAGCGCTGGTGAAATTGTTGGCATCATCATCATCGCAGGGGCGCTCGCTTCGATCGCGCAGTTTCGCGCGAGCAAGGCACTGTGGCTCTCGATCGCGACGGGCGTCGCCATTGGCGCCTACAGTCTGATCGACGGTCTCGGCGTGCGACATTCTGACTCCCCCTTTGCCTACGCCGGGCTGTTGTTTCTCCTTGAGGGAGGCACCCTTGGTCTCGGCATCTCTTGGATGCGCCTTCGCCAGCAACGACCAATCATCACCACAAAGCTCCCACTCGGCATTGTCGCGGGGCTCCTTTCCTATCTCGCCTATGCGGCGGTCCTGTGGGCTCAACAACGAGCACCGCTGGGAGTCGTCTCTGCTCTGCGTGAAACCAGCGTGATCTTCGCAGCACTGATGGGTGGCTATCTACTCAAAGAGGGGCTTGGCAGACGACGGGCCGTTGCTGCACTCGTCGTCTGCATCGGCGTCGCCATCCTTGTATTGACGTGA
- a CDS encoding MFS transporter encodes MATAVEGKPSFRQRSAAMRDHPRYKWLVLSNTTLGVLMVMIDSSIALISLPEIFNGIHLNPLAPGNTSYFLWVLMGYLVVTAVMVVNFGRLGDMFGRSRMYNMGFAIFTFFSIMLSITWMHGSAGALWLIAMRIFQGLGGALLFANSAALLTDVFPANQRGLALGINNVTAIAGSFIGLILGGVLAPISWRLIFLVSVPVGIAGTIWAYMVLHDTGIRIKAKIDWLGNFLFAAGLISVLVGITYGIQPYGNQTMGWTNPGVIAAIVGGFATLGVFIWLELRLDEPMINVRLFKIRAFTAGNLASLLAALGRGGMMFILIIWLQGIWLPRHGFSYSQTPLWAGIYLVPLTIGFLVAGPVSGFLSDRFGARPFATGGMIIAAGSFIGLIFLPVNFSYFDFAALLAINGLAMGLFASPNRAGIMNSLPANQRGVGSGMSATFMNSAMVLSIGVFFSLMIFGLRSHLSSALLSGLTKQHVPVALAKQVASLPPVSTLFAAFLGYNPMSKLLGSKVLNTLPAANAHYLIGRSFFPSLISPAFGHGLAEAFTFAAIACLIAAVASWLRGGKYNATDAENAMEHLHAEHAAKHAASHERGVEDKVVEPVAGADESVAPAEFDSTLSD; translated from the coding sequence ATGGCGACAGCAGTGGAGGGGAAACCCTCGTTTCGGCAGCGAAGCGCTGCGATGAGAGATCACCCACGGTATAAGTGGCTCGTTCTCTCCAATACCACCCTCGGGGTGCTGATGGTGATGATCGACTCGTCGATCGCGCTGATCTCGCTTCCTGAAATTTTTAATGGTATCCATCTCAACCCGTTGGCACCTGGGAACACCTCCTATTTCCTCTGGGTGCTGATGGGATACCTCGTGGTGACCGCCGTGATGGTGGTCAACTTCGGTCGGCTCGGTGACATGTTTGGCCGCTCTCGCATGTACAACATGGGTTTTGCCATCTTCACCTTCTTCTCGATCATGCTCTCGATCACCTGGATGCATGGAAGTGCCGGTGCGCTTTGGTTGATCGCAATGCGTATTTTCCAGGGCCTCGGCGGTGCCTTGCTGTTTGCGAACTCAGCAGCCCTCTTGACCGACGTGTTCCCGGCGAACCAACGCGGTTTGGCACTGGGGATCAACAACGTGACGGCGATCGCTGGCTCGTTCATCGGTCTGATTCTCGGTGGGGTCTTGGCTCCGATCTCGTGGCGATTGATCTTCCTCGTTTCGGTGCCTGTTGGTATCGCTGGGACCATCTGGGCGTATATGGTGCTCCATGACACTGGTATCAGGATCAAGGCCAAGATTGACTGGCTTGGTAACTTCCTGTTTGCCGCTGGGCTCATCTCGGTCCTCGTTGGCATCACTTACGGCATTCAGCCCTACGGCAACCAGACGATGGGTTGGACCAACCCGGGTGTCATCGCTGCGATTGTCGGTGGTTTCGCGACTCTTGGTGTCTTTATCTGGTTGGAGTTGCGACTCGATGAACCGATGATCAACGTCAGGCTCTTTAAGATTCGTGCCTTCACCGCAGGTAACCTCGCCAGCCTCCTTGCTGCGCTGGGTCGAGGTGGAATGATGTTTATCCTGATCATCTGGTTGCAGGGTATCTGGTTGCCACGCCATGGATTTAGCTACTCTCAAACCCCGTTGTGGGCCGGTATCTATCTTGTCCCGTTGACGATTGGCTTCCTGGTGGCTGGTCCGGTGTCTGGATTTCTATCCGACCGGTTTGGTGCCCGTCCGTTCGCGACTGGTGGCATGATCATCGCAGCTGGCTCCTTCATTGGCCTCATCTTCTTACCGGTTAACTTCTCGTACTTCGATTTCGCTGCACTGTTGGCCATCAACGGGCTCGCGATGGGGTTGTTTGCCTCACCGAACCGCGCTGGGATCATGAACAGTCTGCCGGCGAACCAGCGGGGTGTCGGTTCAGGCATGAGCGCCACCTTCATGAACTCCGCGATGGTGCTATCGATTGGTGTGTTCTTTAGCCTTATGATCTTTGGGCTGCGATCTCATCTTTCGAGCGCGTTACTCTCGGGTTTGACAAAGCAACATGTACCGGTGGCGTTGGCCAAACAGGTGGCCTCTCTGCCCCCAGTGAGCACGTTGTTCGCAGCGTTCCTTGGGTACAATCCAATGTCGAAGCTTTTGGGTTCCAAGGTGTTGAACACGCTCCCAGCGGCGAACGCCCATTACCTGATCGGGCGATCGTTTTTCCCTAGCCTGATCTCCCCGGCGTTTGGTCACGGGCTCGCGGAGGCCTTCACCTTTGCGGCGATTGCCTGCCTCATCGCTGCGGTCGCCTCGTGGCTGCGTGGTGGTAAGTACAACGCAACCGATGCCGAAAACGCTATGGAGCATCTCCATGCCGAGCATGCCGCTAAGCATGCAGCATCCCACGAGCGCGGTGTCGAGGACAAGGTTGTCGAGCCGGTCGCCGGTGCTGATGAGTCTGTCGCTCCAGCGGAGTTCGATTCGACACTCTCTGACTGA
- a CDS encoding extracellular solute-binding protein, which translates to MFRHVMLVLSIALVAALALAACGSTSSPASSSQTSAKHEVANVAYAGSLQLLNDQTIGPDFSKASGYGYVGRGAGSFGLSKEIAAGEITPNVFESIGAAPITQLEPSKTSWYVSFASSPIVIAYNPTTSYAPTLKLISQGKLPLARVFALLGSRGFLLGRTNPNTDPQGQAFYEMIELAVKRYHLPTSQVAKILGQPDNPAQVFSETSLEARLGAGQLDAASAFESQAIQLHLPYIKLPASINFGDPRLARVYASASLKLANGSVVHGVPLVVDATIIGHHDLRASVAFLRYQLDTAGRRAFTNAGYTVFRPIFVGSDIPASVKQQAE; encoded by the coding sequence ATGTTTCGACACGTGATGCTAGTCCTCTCGATCGCATTGGTCGCAGCGCTTGCGCTGGCGGCCTGTGGCTCGACGAGTTCGCCTGCCAGCTCCTCCCAAACTTCCGCGAAGCACGAAGTCGCAAATGTCGCCTATGCAGGTTCGTTGCAGCTGCTCAATGATCAGACGATCGGTCCGGACTTTTCTAAAGCCAGCGGCTATGGATATGTTGGCCGAGGTGCGGGCTCCTTTGGGCTGTCAAAGGAGATCGCCGCCGGTGAGATTACCCCTAACGTCTTTGAAAGCATCGGAGCCGCCCCTATCACCCAGTTGGAGCCCTCGAAGACCAGTTGGTACGTCTCGTTTGCGTCCTCCCCGATTGTGATTGCCTACAATCCGACGACTTCCTACGCGCCGACACTTAAATTGATCAGCCAAGGCAAGCTCCCACTGGCACGAGTCTTTGCGCTGCTCGGCTCTCGGGGCTTCCTTTTGGGTCGCACGAACCCCAACACCGATCCTCAGGGGCAGGCGTTCTATGAGATGATCGAGCTCGCGGTCAAGCGCTATCATCTCCCGACAAGCCAGGTAGCGAAGATTCTTGGGCAGCCAGACAACCCAGCGCAGGTCTTCTCAGAGACCTCCTTGGAGGCGAGGCTGGGCGCAGGACAGCTTGATGCGGCGAGCGCGTTTGAGTCGCAGGCCATTCAACTACACCTTCCCTACATCAAGTTGCCAGCCAGCATCAACTTTGGCGACCCACGTCTCGCGCGGGTCTACGCGAGCGCCAGCCTGAAACTCGCCAATGGCTCGGTCGTGCACGGGGTCCCGCTGGTGGTGGATGCCACCATTATTGGCCACCACGATTTGCGAGCGAGTGTCGCCTTTCTTCGGTATCAGCTTGACACGGCTGGCCGACGAGCCTTCACTAATGCCGGGTACACCGTTTTTCGCCCTATCTTTGTTGGATCCGACATTCCAGCCTCGGTCAAGCAGCAGGCTGAGTAG
- a CDS encoding dioxygenase, with translation MSTSMPALYLSHGAPPLLDDSLWVAELKAWRERLPVPEAILIISAHWESRPISLSSSGKAPLVYDFWGFEDRFYELQYPASGSATLAGAVDRLLHQAKLSVDHDEGRGLDHGAWVPLMVMYPEATIPVMQLSLPTLDPRELFQLGAMLAPLRDEGVMIIGSGFFTHNLRALRWELGSSTEPPSWSREFDEWGAEALAAGEIDTLLDFARLAPAPTLAHPRTEHFAPLFVTLGAGGTDQIISEIEGFWYGLAKRSLSVGVQTD, from the coding sequence ATGTCAACCAGCATGCCAGCTCTCTACCTCAGCCACGGTGCCCCACCGCTGCTCGACGATTCGCTATGGGTTGCCGAGCTCAAGGCGTGGCGCGAGCGGTTGCCAGTCCCTGAGGCGATCTTGATTATCTCTGCACACTGGGAGTCGAGGCCAATCAGCCTCAGCTCCTCGGGGAAGGCGCCGCTGGTCTACGACTTCTGGGGCTTTGAGGACCGTTTTTACGAACTCCAGTATCCGGCTTCGGGGTCTGCGACCCTAGCGGGTGCGGTTGATCGGCTGCTCCACCAGGCCAAGCTCTCGGTCGATCACGACGAAGGGCGTGGCCTCGATCACGGCGCCTGGGTGCCGCTCATGGTCATGTATCCGGAGGCGACGATACCGGTCATGCAGCTATCGCTGCCGACCCTTGATCCCAGGGAACTTTTCCAACTGGGGGCGATGCTCGCTCCATTGCGTGACGAAGGCGTGATGATTATTGGCAGTGGATTCTTTACCCACAACCTCCGAGCCCTTCGTTGGGAGCTGGGGTCCAGCACCGAGCCACCTTCCTGGTCGCGAGAGTTCGATGAGTGGGGCGCCGAGGCGTTGGCCGCGGGCGAGATTGACACCTTGCTGGATTTTGCACGTTTGGCGCCTGCCCCAACACTTGCCCATCCCCGTACCGAACACTTCGCGCCGCTGTTTGTGACCCTCGGTGCTGGTGGCACAGACCAGATCATTAGCGAGATCGAGGGGTTCTGGTATGGTCTGGCAAAGCGATCGCTTTCTGTCGGGGTCCAAACAGATTGA
- a CDS encoding ABC transporter ATP-binding protein: MITTQQSPSISLQGVVKGYGTIQAVKGVDLVIEPGETIALLGPNGAGKTTTLDVALGLVRPDAGSVELFGVPPAKAIAKGLVGGMLQTGVPLDYLRVRELVEVMASLYPKPRPVDDVLELTGCDAFQNQMTTGLSGGQAQRVRFAAALVGNPELLVLDEPTAAIDVEGRREFWRAMRAVVEEHKTVVFATHYLEEADSYADRVVLMANGAIVADGTPSQIKSKVGTKTIRATLPDGDLAELLGLVGVLGAERHGPTIVLSCSDSDRALYQLLNRFPGLTDIEVTGSSLEEAFVELTSEEGV; the protein is encoded by the coding sequence ATGATCACAACACAGCAGTCACCGTCCATCTCCCTTCAAGGGGTCGTCAAGGGTTATGGCACTATCCAGGCTGTGAAGGGAGTCGACCTGGTCATTGAACCGGGTGAGACGATCGCCTTACTCGGCCCAAACGGCGCTGGCAAGACGACCACGCTTGACGTGGCACTGGGCCTGGTTCGACCGGACGCAGGCTCGGTGGAGCTCTTTGGGGTACCTCCAGCAAAGGCGATCGCGAAGGGTTTGGTCGGTGGAATGCTTCAGACCGGTGTCCCGCTCGATTATCTCCGGGTCCGCGAGTTGGTCGAGGTCATGGCATCGCTCTATCCCAAGCCACGACCGGTGGACGATGTCTTGGAGTTGACCGGATGCGACGCCTTCCAAAACCAGATGACAACCGGACTTTCAGGCGGTCAGGCCCAGCGCGTTCGCTTTGCTGCTGCACTTGTGGGCAATCCGGAACTCTTGGTCCTCGATGAACCAACGGCTGCCATTGATGTTGAGGGTCGGAGGGAGTTTTGGCGGGCGATGCGCGCAGTCGTCGAGGAGCACAAGACGGTTGTATTCGCAACGCATTACCTGGAAGAGGCTGACAGCTACGCCGATCGAGTGGTCCTCATGGCCAATGGGGCGATCGTCGCTGATGGAACCCCGAGCCAAATCAAATCCAAGGTGGGCACGAAGACGATTCGAGCAACACTTCCGGACGGTGATCTCGCTGAGTTGCTAGGGCTTGTAGGTGTGTTGGGGGCTGAACGGCATGGGCCGACCATCGTTCTTAGCTGTTCAGACTCGGATCGTGCCCTTTACCAGCTGCTCAACCGTTTCCCTGGGCTCACAGATATCGAGGTCACGGGGAGCAGTCTTGAGGAGGCGTTTGTGGAGCTGACGAGCGAGGAGGGTGTCTGA